From Jiangella mangrovi:
GGCCGCGCTGCGCAGCTGCCCGGCCGCCTTCGTCGGGTCGGGCGCGGAGCCGGGAGGCCACGGCTTGATCATGCGCCGCGGGATCAGGAACGCGGCGGCCACGAACACGACGCTCACCACGATCGCCCCGAACGCGTCGACGCCGGATCCGGGCGAGTCGCCGATGGTGGCCACCGTGATGGCCGCGATGATCGCCACGCCGCCGAGCATGGCGAGACTCACCAACCGCAGCGCGCGGCCGAGATCGTCGGTCGGGGCGCCGCTCCCCGGCGAAGTCGGTGTCGACATGCCCCGGAGCCTATCGGCAGGCGGGAGCGGTACCCGGCGCCGCACCGGCCGCCGAGCGCCGGGATTGTCCGTTCACCACAACTCCGACCGCCCTGGTCGACCGTCGGGCGACCCCGGCCGCGTACGCTGCCGAGCATGCGGCCTTCCTCCGACGCCGATCTGCCGGCGGCTCCCGGCACCTTCGGCGGCAGCGGGCACGAGCACACGGTGCACCTGCTGGAGCGGGCCACCGGCCGGCTCGCGACCGCGGCCATCGCCCGCATGGAAGAGACGCTCAGCTGGTACCGCGCCATGCCCGCGGAGCAGCGGTCGTGGGTGGGCCTGGTGATCCAGGCCGGCATCGCGGCGTTCGTCGACTGGTACCGCAGCGCGAACGAGTCGCGGCCCACGCCGACGGCCGACGTGTTCGGTACCGCGCCGCGCGACCTCATCCGCTCCATCAGCCTGCAGCAGACCGTCGAGGTGGTGCGGGTCGCCATCGAGGTGGTCGAGGACAGCGTCGAGGAGGTCGTCGGGCCCGAGGACGCGCGCGACGTCACCGAGGGCGTGCTGCGCTACTCGCGCGAGGTCGCGTTCTCCGCGGCACACGTGTACGCGCGCTATGCCGAGGCGCGCGGCTCGTGGGACGCCCGGCTCGAGGCGACGGTGGTCGACTCGCTGCTGCGCGGCGAGGTCGACGAGGACGTCCGGTCGCGCGCGTCCGCACTGGGCTGGACGGCGGCCAGCGGCGTCGCCGTCATCATCGGCCGTCCACGCACCGACGACGGCGCGTCGGCGGACGAGATCCGCCGCTCCGCCCGGCACGCGGGGTACGACGTGCTCACCGGCGGCCAGGGCGACCGGCTGGTTGCGGTGCTCGGGCGGGTCGAGGACCCGGCGCAGGCGGCCACGGCCATCGTCACCCACTTCGGGCCGGGACCGGTCGTCGTCGGGCCGCTGGTGCCCGACCTGGTGTCGGCGGCGGCGTCGGCCCGGCCCGCGGTGTCCGGGCTGCTGGCCGCCGCGGGGTGGCCCGACTCCCCGCGCCCGGTCGCGGCGAGCGCGCTGCTGCCCGAGCGGGCGCTGTCCGGCGACCAGGAGGCGCTGCACGACCTCGTCACCGAGCTGTACGTGCCGATCGCCGAGGCCGGCCCGGTCATCCTCGAGACGCTGGCCGCCTACCTCGAGACCGGCGCGTCGGTCGAGGCCGCGGCCCGGCTGCTGTTCGTGCACCCGAACACCGTCCGGTACCGGCTGCGGCGGGTCTCGGACGTGGTCGGGCTCACCCCGACGGACCCCCGCGACTCCTACACCCTGCGCCTCGCCCTGTCGCTCGGAAGGATGAACCCGCCGGTCATCGAGTGACTGCCCCTGTTACCCAGACGTGACGCGGTCAATCGCCCCGCAACCGTGGTTGTGGGAAACGACCAAACTTAGTGGGACGACCTTGTGACTGCGGCCGACCCCTTCTACGGCCGGGTAGCCGCGAGGCTTGAAGGGTGCTTGTGATCGTCGCCCCGGGTCAGGGGTCCCAGTCGCCCGGCTTCCTCGCGCCATGGCTCGAGGAGCCGTCCTTCGCCGCTCGGATCGACTGGCTCTCCGCCGTCGCCGGGCTCGATCTGGCCCACTACGGCACCGAGGCCGACGCCGAGACCATCCGCGACACCGCGATCGCCCAGCCGCTGCTGGTGGCCTCGGGTCTGGTCGCCGCGCTCGCGCTGTTCCCGCACCCCGCCGACGCCTTCACGACGGTGGGCGCGGTGGCCGGGCACAGCGTCGGCGAGATCACGGCCGCCGCCGGCGCGCGCGTCATCACCGCCGAGCAGGCCATGGTCTTCGTCCGCGAGCGCGGCAAGGGCATGGCCGAGGCGGCCGCCAAGGAGTCCACCGGCATGACCGCCGTGCTCGGCGGCGACGCCGACGACGTCCTGGCGACGCTCGAGCGCCACGGCCTCACCCCGGCCAACGTCAACGGCGCCGGCCAGGTGGTCGCCGCCGGCACCGTCGCGCAGCTCGAGGCGCTGGCCGCCGACGCGCCGGCGGGCGCGCGGCTGCGGGCGCTGTCGGTCGCGGGGGCGTTCCACACCACGCACATGGCGACGGCGGTCAAGCGGCTGCGGCACTACGGGCAGTCCATCAGCACCCACGACCCGCGCACGCTGCTGCTGTCCAACCGCGACGGTCAGGTCGTGCACGACGGCCGCCAGGTGCTCGACCGCCTGGTCGACCAGGTGTCCAACCCGGTCCGCTGGGACCTGTGCATGCAGACCATGGCCGACCTCGGCGTCACCGGCGTGCTCGAGGTGCCGCCGGCCGGCACGCTGACGGGCCTGGTCAAGCGCGCGCTGCCCGGCGTCGAGACGTTCGCGCTGAAGACCCCCGACCAGCTCGACGACGCCCGCGCGTTCGTCGAGAAGCACGGCCAGCCCAGTCAGCTGACCACCAACCCGACCTGGCGCCTGGTCGTCGCGCCCATCAAGGGCACGTTCACCGCCGCCGGCGCCAAGGT
This genomic window contains:
- a CDS encoding acyltransferase domain-containing protein, whose protein sequence is MLVIVAPGQGSQSPGFLAPWLEEPSFAARIDWLSAVAGLDLAHYGTEADAETIRDTAIAQPLLVASGLVAALALFPHPADAFTTVGAVAGHSVGEITAAAGARVITAEQAMVFVRERGKGMAEAAAKESTGMTAVLGGDADDVLATLERHGLTPANVNGAGQVVAAGTVAQLEALAADAPAGARLRALSVAGAFHTTHMATAVKRLRHYGQSISTHDPRTLLLSNRDGQVVHDGRQVLDRLVDQVSNPVRWDLCMQTMADLGVTGVLEVPPAGTLTGLVKRALPGVETFALKTPDQLDDARAFVEKHGQPSQLTTNPTWRLVVAPIKGTFTAAGAKVGDRLAAGDTIGTVGSLRDSLQVTAGHGGTIIEWLVEDGDPVAPGQPLVRLHPEAVA
- a CDS encoding PucR family transcriptional regulator — its product is MRPSSDADLPAAPGTFGGSGHEHTVHLLERATGRLATAAIARMEETLSWYRAMPAEQRSWVGLVIQAGIAAFVDWYRSANESRPTPTADVFGTAPRDLIRSISLQQTVEVVRVAIEVVEDSVEEVVGPEDARDVTEGVLRYSREVAFSAAHVYARYAEARGSWDARLEATVVDSLLRGEVDEDVRSRASALGWTAASGVAVIIGRPRTDDGASADEIRRSARHAGYDVLTGGQGDRLVAVLGRVEDPAQAATAIVTHFGPGPVVVGPLVPDLVSAAASARPAVSGLLAAAGWPDSPRPVAASALLPERALSGDQEALHDLVTELYVPIAEAGPVILETLAAYLETGASVEAAARLLFVHPNTVRYRLRRVSDVVGLTPTDPRDSYTLRLALSLGRMNPPVIE